A genomic window from Gemmatimonadota bacterium includes:
- a CDS encoding zf-HC2 domain-containing protein, with product MDGHLNSSEIQALLDGRLSREEKLVAEGHLGSCGRCRSEYARWTRLFGTLSVLPSLAPPPDLSTRVMDRLAGVRPLVQASQSLPSEGWHPTPEELLDSVDGVAPAEADARLRKHVAACAPCAADYVRWEGLFQAVACLPLSAPSAGFADRVLSRVPAAQPQTLKGRVQLLAARSGAALARIRPRGWAAIAGVATAPAAVAALIVWSLFSNPMVTASALARYASWKVVEWSAVLWRPVASAVAGLAPGQLSALSSPAALVGGFLVFSALTLVALWTLYRNLIPHGSSGGTYARARI from the coding sequence ATGGACGGACACCTGAACAGCAGCGAGATCCAGGCCCTCCTGGACGGGCGGCTCTCCCGCGAGGAGAAGCTGGTCGCCGAAGGGCATCTGGGCTCGTGTGGCCGGTGCCGATCTGAGTACGCGCGCTGGACACGCCTGTTCGGAACGCTGTCCGTGCTTCCCTCCCTGGCGCCTCCCCCCGACCTGTCCACCCGGGTGATGGACCGCCTGGCCGGCGTCCGTCCCCTGGTGCAGGCGTCGCAGAGCCTTCCCAGCGAGGGCTGGCACCCCACGCCGGAAGAGCTGCTCGACAGCGTCGACGGTGTGGCCCCGGCCGAGGCGGACGCGCGGCTACGAAAGCACGTGGCCGCCTGTGCACCCTGCGCAGCCGACTACGTCCGTTGGGAGGGGCTCTTCCAGGCCGTCGCCTGCCTGCCCCTCAGCGCGCCCTCGGCAGGGTTCGCCGATCGCGTGTTGTCGCGGGTACCCGCAGCACAGCCGCAGACGTTGAAGGGCCGGGTTCAGCTCCTGGCGGCCCGCTCGGGCGCGGCGCTCGCGCGGATCCGTCCGCGGGGATGGGCGGCCATCGCCGGCGTGGCCACCGCGCCGGCCGCCGTCGCGGCCCTGATCGTCTGGAGCCTGTTCTCCAACCCCATGGTGACCGCATCCGCCCTGGCGAGGTATGCGTCCTGGAAGGTCGTCGAGTGGTCGGCGGTCCTGTGGCGGCCCGTGGCCTCCGCGGTCGCTGGCCTGGCCCCGGGTCAACTCTCGGCACTCTCGTCGCCGGCAGCCCTGGTGGGTGGCTTCCTCGTCTTCAGCGCGCTGACGTTGGTCGCGCTGTGGACGCTCTATCGAAACTTGATTCCTCACGGCTCGTCGGGTGGAACCTATGCGCGGGCGCGGATCTGA